The nucleotide sequence AAGACCAAGCATGCAAAGAGACGATGCGCCCAATGAATGGTTTGTAAGGCTACTGGGGAAATAAATTCGCCTTGCGCATTCAAGCCAAGCTGACGCCATAGCGTAAAGCCTTCTTGCCAGTTAGTTTCAGGCCAAACCGAACCAAGACAAGTAGGAAAATCTGGGCAAGCCAACACTGCGTAATTGGTACTCACCCAAGCACCTAAAAATATTTGACAAAAGAGAATAACAAAAGCCGTTAACCATAAAAAACCAGGAACAGGTCTTACCCGCAGCATTCGTACTGATGAATTTTTTTCAACCCAAATTTGTTGGGCATAGGTAGTTAAAGCGGCCAATAAAAATAATGCCAAGATTAAGTGAAGGCTAACAATAATGGGCTGTAATTTTAGGGTCACCGTCCAAGCACCAAAGGCACCTTGAATACAAACCAACAACAGCAAACCCAAGCTACCTAGTAGCGGGCCTTTGCCCAAAGACCTCAACTTAGTAAATGCCACCCCCACCTGCACCAAAATAAGAGCGCCAACAGTCATCGCCAAATATCGGTGAATCATTTCAATCCATGCCTTCATTACCGTAACGGGACCATCGGGCAAAAGATGTTCGGCCTGCTTAATGTCTCCAAGAGCATGTAGGGGATTAGAGCTTCCATAGCAACCAGGCCAGTCAGGACAACCCAGACCAGAATCAGTCAAACGGGTAAAGGCACCAAAAACAATTAAGTCAAAAGTCATAAATACCAAGACCCAATTGAGCTTTTGAAAGAAGTTATAACCAGGCTTCGTCCACAAATAGGCGAGCGGCAATCCCGCAAATACGATTGCAATTAAAGCCAATTCCAAATGTAAGATAAAACTGGGCATTACAAATTCTCGCCCTTGTGGTTTAACTTCAGGAGCTTTTCTAGATCTTTCTTCATGCCAGCAAACTCTTTAGGGGAGTTTGTTACTGGGAAGTACATCATTTTTGCAGGGCTTGGGTCTACTAACTGAATTTGCTGACCCGCACCCTCTTTATTAAGCCATGCCTCAAAGTCAGAACGAAGTTTAGGATCTGAGGGAAAAGAGACAATTTTGAAGCCTGCCGCTTTTTCGTCATACGCTTTTATGACTTCTGGATCAACAGGCTGACCATCTGTGTTAACCCATAGGAGCTGTAGACGACTTCCCTCTCTCCCCATGGCAACCTTTACTTGACGCATCAAAAATAAGGCCTCAATACATTTCTCATCCCCAATCTTGCATTCGCCAGCAGGACGTGCGATTAAAAGACTCCACTTACCTTTAGTGGTCGTATCGAGCCATGCCGTATTGAATTCTTGAGCCGGGTAAACCAGAGTGCCTAAATTGGTTTTACCGCCCGCAGGCTTAATTACGTAGTACGTAAAATAGGATGCAATTACTGGGGAGGCGCAAGCCAACAGTAACAACAGCATCTGAATACGACCACGACGGGTACGTGCATTGATAGCATCTGAATCTACCTGTGATGCTGGTATCAATAAATCTTTATCGCTCACTCTCAATCCCCATGTGCTGCACTTTGTCGCCAATATTGACGCAAACCGCCAGCTAACCAAAATACAAAGCCCGCAAATGCTAATGCAAACCACTGGAAGGCATAAGCATAATGGCGATCAACCCCAGTTGTCAGAGGGACCCATTCTCGGACTAGACCATCAGCAACCCCAGTTTCCTCTAAACGCAAAATAAAGGGTGTTTGTAACCAGCCATGAAGTTGGCCTTCTCGCACTAAATCAAAATTTTGCACAATACGGGGTTTATTTATATCCACATTTAGATCCTCGGAACCTAATGCATACACCTTTCCGGGATGAGCAAAAACGATACCCTCAATATTCAAGGTCCCGACGGGAGTCTCAATGCTTGGCAATATCTCTCGATTCTCGTGATTACGTGGTGCCCAACCTCGATTGACCCAAAGCACCTCATCACGACCCTCCAGCAGAAAAGGCATCATTACATAGAAGCCGGCTTGTGCAGCCGCTCCAGCACCACCCGCGGGAACAGGTTGCGGACGATTGTCTAGCCAAACAGCAGCCTCAGGAATATATTTACCGCGAGCAATCATGCGACGCTCACTGGCCTCTTCTAAAGTCCACGAATGAGTATTTGCATTCAATATCGGCATCTGCTGACGGGCCAACAAATTGGCAGCCAAAGCAATCTTCCCGTGTGCCCTGCCAACCTGCCAAATTCCAGCCCCACAACCAATAGCAACCACCAATAAGGCTGATACAGTAGCAACTACACGCTTTACTACCAAGGCATCGAAGAGACTGTTTTTACGATTCAAGATAAGGATTTGAAATGAAGTGGATTATTCCAATTGTCCTACTAATGATTGTTTTTAGCCTAGGATCAGCTTTGTATTACATGATGAAAGATCGTGGCAATAGCTCTCGAATGGTTCACTCACTGATGCTACGTATTGGCTTATCAATTGCCCTATTCCTGGGAATTTTGCTGGCCCATTACTTTGGGGTAATCGAGGCAACGGGAATCAAAGTGGGAACCAACTAAGCTA is from Polynucleobacter sp. MWH-UH23A and encodes:
- a CDS encoding SURF1 family protein; this encodes MNRKNSLFDALVVKRVVATVSALLVVAIGCGAGIWQVGRAHGKIALAANLLARQQMPILNANTHSWTLEEASERRMIARGKYIPEAAVWLDNRPQPVPAGGAGAAAQAGFYVMMPFLLEGRDEVLWVNRGWAPRNHENREILPSIETPVGTLNIEGIVFAHPGKVYALGSEDLNVDINKPRIVQNFDLVREGQLHGWLQTPFILRLEETGVADGLVREWVPLTTGVDRHYAYAFQWFALAFAGFVFWLAGGLRQYWRQSAAHGD
- a CDS encoding COX15/CtaA family protein; the encoded protein is MPSFILHLELALIAIVFAGLPLAYLWTKPGYNFFQKLNWVLVFMTFDLIVFGAFTRLTDSGLGCPDWPGCYGSSNPLHALGDIKQAEHLLPDGPVTVMKAWIEMIHRYLAMTVGALILVQVGVAFTKLRSLGKGPLLGSLGLLLLVCIQGAFGAWTVTLKLQPIIVSLHLILALFLLAALTTYAQQIWVEKNSSVRMLRVRPVPGFLWLTAFVILFCQIFLGAWVSTNYAVLACPDFPTCLGSVWPETNWQEGFTLWRQLGLNAQGEFISPVALQTIHWAHRLFACLVLLVLSVLAWRVLRQSNPATESLNRFAKLLVGLLALQIITGISNVVFQWPLVAALMHTAGSAALVFCMVRIGYWTSWKPL
- a CDS encoding twin transmembrane helix small protein codes for the protein MKWIIPIVLLMIVFSLGSALYYMMKDRGNSSRMVHSLMLRIGLSIALFLGILLAHYFGVIEATGIKVGTN